The segment cttttggcagtctatagcaCTCCAAATGTTTATCCCGGTCCGAAAGATTTGTACAGtccaaaacatgacagtaattgatcattttcagcaacAATAATCGGGAAAATTTGCGAGTTCCGTTCGGTTCagtcagtggcattgtttaagTTTCGCGCCGATTGTGCTGTTAAAATACTCTTTAGGGAAATAACGAgtagaataacaatgtgcagtaaatggtaaaactgtttgtactacaaaccagcgtgttcattattaatatagtacattaaaataacatggaaaGACACtgatttgcaatatcaagcagcaaaaccagctgatttgtacgcggatgagaccggaaaccttacccattaaatttacaaatgatctGTGTACTAATGTTAAAGGCTACTGTTTTTGATAGCGATGATATTGTTTCTGACAGATAACGTCATGATGTTTTTTACGTTTGCCGAATGCGTATCCTGTCAACAATAagcagccctggtgaaaaaaacagcatatgctggtaggtatgttttgatgctgggatgctggttaggtaggttttgatgctggtttaagctggtcctttgctggtttttgctggtcatgttgctggtcaaggaccagcatgaaccagcaacggaccatcataaaccagctaaggaccagcatcaaccagcaaaggaccagcatcccagcatcaaaacatacctaccagcatatgctggttttttcaccagggagtgTTGCTAGATATTGCTATGAAGACAAATAAAAAccgaaaaatacatttaaaaaagttcaaatcTTTGGTAAATAAGATgggaaaaactaaatatatcGCTAAACCTAAAGTGCTAGTTTCCCcctctttttttcttactttttaaagtgTCAAATTAAGTGGGAAAGACAAGTCTGAAGGTGCTTATAATAGCTGGATCTATGGCGCGTACTAAGTGCCAAAATCAAGCGACCGACCGACTGAAAGTCTTGTGCTTTGAGCGTCTTACAGGACGGGTGACCCACAGTAAACAGTATTTGATACATTTGCTTGGTTTTTATAGTGGTCACGTGTGACGACCTGACGTCAACGTCAtgaaattacttgttttttttaaaatgtaatgagctTAACTGCTCTTTAGAgactatacattttttttttagagactATAAATGAGACTATAAATGAATGGATCTGGCAATGCGCCCTCACTCGCTCTGTCAAACCGCGTTCACTTCACTTAGAGTCTTGCAGTGATTATTTTCACACCACGGACGCTAAACGTTCTTGCAAACGGTCAAAACTTAATTATACATGCATACACTCATATGAGGAGTTTTGAAACTGCAAATTAGTCATTCAgagaacacattttatttttgaacatgaaaaatgtaCCTCATATCGTGACCTCATTGCTGGTTATGGCCATGTTTACAACGTAACGTAACGGACGTTTAGTCAGCAATTTCTGCAATACAATCCAACAGTCTGTCATAGTGTTAAGTACTGTTAAACTCTcagggaaagaaaaaaagccatAGCTCAATTTGCCTGAAATTGGTGTTCTTACAGTGTATATTCTGCAACAGATCCAACAagtgaataaaattaatttctacCATCATAAAGACATGCATGAATGTTTGTGTTCATACTAAATAAGAGATGTTAACGGTTTCAGGTTATATGAAGGTAATTCTTGTTTTGGTCCAGTAATTTTGCAAGACTGAGACTGCATTGAATCACCAAAAACAGAAGTGTAACAGCTTCCAAGCAGAGTTTAACAACTCAAACTCCAACAAAGAAAACAGTTctactgtttttctttgttaatGCCAAAGGGTGTGAAAGTGGCTAAATCAAGTGATTCAACACAGCTAAGCTTTTAGAATCGGTTTTAGTCATACCATGTCACTTGTGGTCATGTAAACAACAGCAGTGCATGATTTCAGCAACAGTTTTGTATGACACTGTCTGGCACATTCACACTGGGTCTGTGTGCATTGtggattttaatgcattttgtataccCAAGTCAGATTTgatgtgttatttaataaatagtgttttataatttattcaaatatctACTCAAGCATAAATTACTGAATTCACTTAAAATGGATTTTAGAACCTTATAATAATGGTATGGATGCTGTTACTCATCAAGGCAGAAGCAACTAAAAGATTCTACAAGCTAATAGcactaatgtatttaataaaatatccatccattgacattaattttaacgTTTTCCTGCACTTATATTCTTACATGGGTCCCCATAGGTCAGACGAAAGTTGGCTTAGGGTTCAATACAAGAGTTTCTTCAACTACTGACTATAGACTAAACAGTTCTTAAGACACTTTGTCTACCAATGGACACTACACatacatgaaaacatgacattttagcACCTCTCAGATTATGGatactgcatttaaaaattaatatgaataatgatttttgacagttaaaaaaaaaatcttggccAGTATTTTATGCATATGAGATTCACACTTTTTAATTAGTGTTAAATGCCTCTTAAGAAATTAAGTCACACCTTTTACATAATCTGACAATTACAGTTTGATGACAAAAACACTGATACTGAACATTCTGATACTTCCCATCACAAGTCTCCTAGTTCATATTTACAGTATCCTATATGAACTACATGAAACAGTACAAAATACGACCTAATGGGAGGCTTGGTGTAGGAACTAAAACATCTGACCTTAATAGTTAAAACACTGCTGCCATCTACTGCTTTCTTATAGAACCGCATTGAGTGTTTAGAGAACTACATTATGAAAAGGGAAAACGGAATAGATGCGCAAAATAACCACTATAAAAACCAAGCAAATATATCAAATCCTGTTTATTAACAGTTTTGTCTGCAGCAATACTATACAAGTGAAACTACATGGAAAGAGTGCTCTTCCAAGGTGCTGCCTGCCAAAGTCATGAAAATGACTTATaggatttttaaagaaacagcaAATGCTTTGTCTTAACTGCCCAAATGCGAGTATACATcaacatatataaaaaagaaaagatacaCACAAATACCTAATGTGCTTGAGACagttagaaaacaaaacattaacactttttttgatCTGAAACCCACCCTGACCCACACTTACACCAAATGTGATTGGAATTTTACATGGCAACACCCAGGTAGAAAACGCAGTACAAAAACAGCTTTGGTGAACATGTGTAGTCTTCCATAAAAGAATTCTTtcataaaaagcatttaaaaaagttaaatattataaaGTGAATTTGCTATTGCACACAGTAATGAGAGGCTTCGAGAGGAAAGGACTCTGCTGTGATGGCAATACTAGAGCAGTCTCAAGGCTTTCTGcgtctacaaaaaaaaacaagatagaAGGAAATTTTTAAAAGCTGGTTTTCAATGTGACTGGAGAGGAGTGTAAACAAAGAGCTTACTTTGTATATCCGTGATGCTGGTATCCAGGTCCCAGGTTTGAGCCAGCTCTCATCTCCACTGCCACAGAGCACTAGAGAATAAAGATGAGAGATGGGTTACGAAAcaagtataaaaatattactagaAAGAAGACCctgaaaagaaaaattgaataaagtcattttttgtttatcttaatttgcgttccgaagatgaacaaaggtcttacaagtttgaaacgacatgagggcgagcAATTAAGGacgattttcattttagggtgaattatccctttaacaagGTTCATACAGATACTCTAAAGTGAAAATCCAGGACTTAAGCACTACTTTTGTCTTTCAAGGActtcagagatctcacttatcaaacaatgtctttcaaattctgaaaaaagacaaataaaaatatactaatgatACGCAAAgctctgatctaaatcaaatgacttgcgaacccactccgaaatcctgatccaaatcaaatgactcgcacTCCACAGTTCTTATCTGAATTAAAAGATTTGCGAACTTGCTCCAAAGTtttgatccaaaacaaaatattcaCGAAATTCGCTCCAAAATCCTGATCTAAATCGAATAATTTGAGTTCCaatctgaagcaaaagattcacaaacctgctccaaCATCCTAacctaaaacaaatgatttgtgctCTGAAATTCAGATCCAAATCAAATGACTTGCAAACCCACTCCGAACTTCTGATCTAAACCAAATGACTCACAAACCCGCTCCAAAATCCTGAACCAAACCAAATGATTTGCGCTCTAAAGTTCcaatccaaatcaaatgattcatgatctgCACTCCAAAGTTCCAAcctgaagcaaaagattcacgaacctgctccaaagttcaGATCCAAATCAAATGACTCACAAACCCACTCCAAAATCCTGAGCTAaaccaaatgattcgtgatctgcactccgaagttccgatctgaagcaaaagattcacgaacctgctccaaagttctgatctaaatcaaatgactaATGAACTCAAGCCGAAATCCTGATCTAAATCGAATAAATTGCGATTTACGCTCTTAAGTTCCaatctgaagcaaaagattcacaaacctgctccaaCATCCTAacttaaatcaaatgatttgtgctcTGAAATTCagatccaaatcaaatgattcgtgatctgccctccgaagttccgatcggaagcaaaagattcacgagcctgctccaaagttctgatctaaatcaaatgactaATGAACTCAGTCTGaaattctgatctaaatcaaatgatttatgcTCCAAATAACGATTTGAAGCAAAATATTTCCTCCACATTCTGACTGGAGcacttcaaaacagtgaatcattttgcaatcgaatggtttaactgattaggagcttcaaaaagctcagtttcacccatatacatgctttttaaaatgaatagctCAGTTAATTTTATCTGGTTTTTGCTTgcgaatcgcttgaaatgaatgatcaaagtcacaagtttgaatcaatcagagcgTAAATGACTTAatcggttcatctgttcctctttgcGTCTTTAGCCATGTTCACACAACACTCTCACTACCACTACTGGCTTAGCTTGTTAGTTTTATGGCATTTACTGAAATAAGccgggaaaaaaaatgttttttaaaatttaaaattttgcatgaaaagatatttttattgaaataaaattaaacacttatttcatacaTACAATTCAATTATTCAAGTACTTCTCAAGTACCGCTTCAGGAATGTAGCTATTTTCAAGTGTTTCCAGACCTTACATTTCAAagagtcaaattcaagtactttaagcaccttgtacaaaccctgCTTTAAGTGCGCAGTGGCTGCACCTGGCTAGAGAATATCAGTATCTTACCCTTGTCTCCACATCAGTCCAGTCTCCCTCCATGGGCTCACCTTCAGGACCAGTCTCTGATGATCGTCTCTTACGGCtacaaatcaaaaacaatacAGCATTCACTATGGaactaaaaattaagtttgaaatGCACTGGTAGTCATTCAGTTACCTAGCCGCAACAGGGTTTTCCTGCTTGAGCGTTTCGATATCTGTGAACTGAACAGACTGTCCTCCACCTCTAGTTTTGAACACTTCACcctaataaagaaaaaaagattttacttTCACTCAACAACCAAAACAGATTGAGCAAGACCACTCGAAAGACAAAGCTACCTTGATTAGCTTGGTCTGAATCTCTCCATCTGATGCAATCTCCTGGTGCGTCAGAACGTACTTGTCACACTTGGACAGAGCTTTTTCATTGGGAGCGTTCACTTTGATGGCATTGGGGATGTTTGGCTGCAGAACTGTATCGAGGTCCACGTTAGTGGTGGGTTTATGATCAACCCACCTCTCCCCACCTGCGGAGTGCGAGCGTCTGTGTAGAGGCCGAACCGGCGCCGCAGTCTATTCAATTAAAACAAGCACAGTAAGGCAAACAGAAAACGGTCCTTAAGCATGATCAAGCGTTAGTGTGTTAGTCAAGCTCTACAGAAGCACAAACTAAATGTACCAAGCTGTTaagaggaaagaaaaaagcTCATGCAAACAAGCtccaaaaataaatgtgcttttcaGTCTGCAAATGCTGGCATTTCTTACACAACCTATGACAGTATTCAATTGCTTTTCATACACTTTAGACAAGTTCAATTATATGCAGGAGAAACAGATGACATTGAGAAGATGAAAACTCAAATTTATTTGTCTAAAAGTGCAAAACAGCCATTACATGGTAAAATAAGCAGCACATAATACCTTATTTTACACATAGATTGTCTGGGTAATAATTAGTGCAACTGAGAAACAGATCAAAAGGTCTACAATGAGTCTATATTAGTGTCTCGTCGAAGCTCTACCTACAACTACAGCAAGATACTCCACTGACCCAGTGACCCGTTTCCTCTAGGTCTACCTCAGCTGGCTGGACAGGCACCTCTTTGGCCCAACACCTGCCTCTCCTCCTGCTAAGACTGTCGGGAAGGCCCTGAGCTCTCTTCCTACTGTCTGGAGGCGACTGGCTACCCTGCCTGCGAGACTGCGGGACACCCTGCTCCCACTCGGAGATGCAGGAGGCCACAGACACACTGCCTGGTCTGGGGAAGTGAGGATCTGGCCTGACCGTCTGAGAGAAGTTATATATGGGCTCCAGGGAAGAGAGGGATGACTGAGAGCCATTGTAGGGAGACTGCAAGCGACATGAGATTAGTACACACATGGTTTGCATGCAACAAACACcagtacattaaaaacagtatttaggGCATTAAAAACAGGTGggaatctgtaaaaaaaacaaaacaaaaaaaagtgcacagggtaattacacacacagacactgcATAGCAGACCATGCACAGACATAAGGTTTGTGGATTAGGTTAGGCATTAATCTCAGGGGCAGGCAGTCTAGAAACGCATGTCAGTTAAACGTACAGGAACAGGCGATGGGGAAGCGGATCTCTTGGCAGGCACTTTGTCCTTTTCTCTGGATGGCCGCTGTGGCTGCCGGTTCTCAGTCTTTCCCTCTGTCACGATGGCTTTGAGCTGTTTGAGTTTCTCATCCTTCACCCACAGCTTATTCTGCATTTCCAGTTGCTTGGCATTTACCCGCCTCTCCTGTAGAGAGCGAGCAAACAGCTGCATGTATCACACCACTAACAAATTAAATTGCATCTTGTTTCACATATATGATCTATGGAAGACACTCACACATTCCTTCTCCCACTTAAGCTTGGCGTCAGTGACAATGCCTTGCATGCGTGCTTCCATGCGTCTCTTTTCAGACACTTCTCTTTGGAGCCTCTGTTCTCTGCTTTCCAGTTCCTGCTGTAGAGAACGCTTGTCTTCTTCATAGATGTTGGTGGTTTTCTGTAGAATGTCAATCTGTATACACAAGAACATTGCAAATGCATTAGAGGCCATATTCAAAACTTAGTCTAtgatacacaaaaaaaaaaaaaaaaaaaaaaaaaaaaaaaaaaaaacatttatggtcATTTCAACCATAATATTTGTGGAAACTCATCTTTTCAAATTTATGTGTTACCCAGGACctggtcttaagtagcacattacattgtatttgtaaaaattattgatttttcttttgaaaagtggatgccaaaaatcattaggatataagtaaagatcatatcccatgaagatattttgtaaatttcctaccataaatataccaaaacttaatttaattagtaTGCAAGCTAAGAACTTAACTTGGACAATTCTAAGGtgaatttctcaatatttgaatttttttgcacTTGATAcaggtattaatttctaaagATATTGTGCTtgattcccttttttttttttttaaccttgactCAGTGATAGTGCAAATACCTTGTATTCCAGCATCTTGGATTTCTTTTCCAGACGATCAATCTCATTCTTCTGGTTCTGGATCATTTTGTCCTTTTCACCAAGCTTGCCACGTTGCTCTTGGATGAAGTTCTCCTTGGAGAGAACGTTGCTGTCCTGCTCCTGAAGCACAGACTTCAGCATGTTGGCTGAAAGAGAATCATGGCCGGAAATTAGGAAAAACACTGTGCTCGAAAGACCATTAACACAGCTCTGAATAAAGTGATGATTTTACCAGTTTTATTGTACTCGTCAATCATCATCTGTCGAATCTTGTGTCTCTTCTCCAGGGCCTCAATGAGTCTGGGCAGAGTAACATCATCGTTAGGGCCAGAGATCTCACAGGGAGGAAGTGGAGGGAAGGACTGAAGCAGCTGGTTCAATACTGTTGGAGAATCTGTAACAGATCACAATTGACAttactgaaacaaacaaaaataaaaaactaacagTATAAGACTTTAGTATGGAATCACTTCTGCAtgcactttattattattttttcttttacaattGAGATCAAAAGGtcgcatccccctttcagaatcattaaaatcattacagaaggttcaaacactcactgctgctccaaaaggaaaaacgatgcattaagagctagggggtgaaaacttttgaatttaaagatcagtgtaaaattacaatgtaatttcgtcttctgagaaacatgcaaatatcttctgtagcctctgaaaggcagtactaaatgaaaaaaaatatgtaggcaaaataagaaacgTACACCTGAAGGACGgtttgttcaggacaaacaactattttctcttgtgggctataattaaacatcttttgtgagaaatatcttattcagtactaaaacaataacatgcattttgtatgattcctcatattttggtaaaataatcagcttttgcaaacttttgacctcaccTATATGTTAACACACATCGTGTGAAAATGTAACATGCAAgttctcacacacacgcacgcgcAAAAATACCTCCATCTACAGGACCACCACGTTCCTCCAGCCTGCGTGTTAGCTCGTCTTTGAAGGCCTGGTTTCTCTGACGGCGACCAGCAGCGAAGCCACAGATGGGCCTGTCAACGGGCCGGGCCACTTCAACCTCTTGAGTCA is part of the Labeo rohita strain BAU-BD-2019 chromosome 18, IGBB_LRoh.1.0, whole genome shotgun sequence genome and harbors:
- the kif23 gene encoding kinesin-like protein KIF23 isoform X2, producing the protein MIRQAKGKTPRRPPPKKPSNNQKDPVGVYCRVRPLGAEDEECCIEVISNTTIQLHAPDGLKANRNGEFKETQYSFKKVFGIKTTQRELFEDVAKPLVEDLIHCKNGLLFTYGVTGSGKTHTMTGSPGQGGLLPRSLDMIFNSIGPYQAKRYVFKPDDKNGMEVQNQVDALLDRQKRDSQTTVPKTPTTRRVDPEFADMISPEEACKADGVDEDSSYSVFVSYIEIYNNYIYDLLEETPFDPIKPKPPQSKILREDQNHNMYVAGCTEVEVKSTEEAFEVFWRGQKKRRIANTQLNRESSRSHSVFIVKLAQAPLDADGDNVLQDKNQVNVSQLCLVDLAGSERTSRTRAEGSRLREAGNINQSLMTLRTCIEVLRENQMCGTNKMVPYRDSKVTHLFKNYFDGEGKVRMVVCVNPKADDYEETLLVMRFAEMTQEVEVARPVDRPICGFAAGRRQRNQAFKDELTRRLEERGGPVDGDSPTVLNQLLQSFPPLPPCEISGPNDDVTLPRLIEALEKRHKIRQMMIDEYNKTANMLKSVLQEQDSNVLSKENFIQEQRGKLGEKDKMIQNQKNEIDRLEKKSKMLEYKIDILQKTTNIYEEDKRSLQQELESREQRLQREVSEKRRMEARMQGIVTDAKLKWEKECERRVNAKQLEMQNKLWVKDEKLKQLKAIVTEGKTENRQPQRPSREKDKVPAKRSASPSPVPTAAPVRPLHRRSHSAGGERWVDHKPTTNVDLDTVLQPNIPNAIKVNAPNEKALSKCDKYVLTHQEIASDGEIQTKLIKGEVFKTRGGGQSVQFTDIETLKQENPVAASRKRRSSETGPEGEPMEGDWTDVETRCSVAVEMRAGSNLGPGYQHHGYTKRRKP
- the kif23 gene encoding kinesin-like protein KIF23 isoform X3 yields the protein MIRQAKGKTPRRPPPKKPSNNQKDPVGVYCRVRPLGAEDEECCIEVISNTTIQLHAPDGLKANRNGEFKETQYSFKKVFGIKTTQRELFEDVAKPLVEDLIHCKNGLLFTYGVTGSGKTHTMTGSPGQGGLLPRSLDMIFNSIGPYQAKRYVFKPDDKNGMEVQNQVDALLDRQKRDSQTTVPKTPTTRRVDPEFADMISPEEACKADGVDEDSSYSVFVSYIEIYNNYIYDLLEETPFDPIKPKWNGAGTPLRNNTEFIPPQSKILREDQNHNMYVAGCTEVEVKSTEEAFEVFWRGQKKRRIANTQLNRESSRSHSVFIVKLAQAPLDADGDNVLQDKNQVNVSQLCLVDLAGSERTSRTRAEGSRLREAGNINQSLMTLRTCIEVLRENQMCGTNKMVPYRDSKVTHLFKNYFDGEGKVRMVVCVNPKADDYEETLLVMRFAEMTQEVEVARPVDRPICGFAAGRRQRNQAFKDELTRRLEERGGPVDGDSPTVLNQLLQSFPPLPPCEISGPNDDVTLPRLIEALEKRHKIRQMMIDEYNKTANMLKSVLQEQDSNVLSKENFIQEQRGKLGEKDKMIQNQKNEIDRLEKKSKMLEYKIDILQKTTNIYEEDKRSLQQELESREQRLQREVSEKRRMEARMQGIVTDAKLKWEKECERRVNAKQLEMQNKLWVKDEKLKQLKAIVTEGKTENRQPQRPSREKDKVPAKRSASPSPVPSPYNGSQSSLSSLEPIYNFSQTVRPDPHFPRPGSVSVASCISEWEQGVPQSRRQGSQSPPDSRKRAQGLPDSLSRRRGRCWAKEVPVQPAEVDLEETGHWTAAPVRPLHRRSHSAGGERWVDHKPTTNVDLDTVLQPNIPNAIKVNAPNEKALSKCDKYVLTHQEIASDGEIQTKLIKGEVFKTRGGGQSVQFTDIETLKQENPVAASRKRRSSETGPEGEPMEGDWTDVETRCSVAVEMRAGSNLGPGYQHHGYTKRRKP